In Rutidosis leptorrhynchoides isolate AG116_Rl617_1_P2 chromosome 2, CSIRO_AGI_Rlap_v1, whole genome shotgun sequence, one genomic interval encodes:
- the LOC139889746 gene encoding uncharacterized protein, which yields MSIARANKSSTTASHDTNNGIMAIQQVGHRHYRSYYCMLSDNGTQFEGEPFKSWCQELNIKQSFTSVAHPQANGQCEVINRDIVKGIKARPGLYGNEWVDELPSVLWVHRTTHKNSTGETSFSLVYGTEAVIPQN from the exons ATGTCAATAGCACGTGCTAATAAGTCGAGCACCACGGCATCCCATGATACCAATAACGGCATCATGGCCATTCAGCAAGTGGGCCATCGACATTATCGGTCATATTACTGCATGCTCAG CGACAATGGTACACAGTTTGAAGGCGAGCCTTTTAAGAGCTGGTGTCAGGAGTTGAATATCAAGCAGTCTTTCACTTCGGTCGCACACCCACAGGCCAATGGCCAATGTGAAGTAATAAACCGAGATATTGTAAAGGGGATAAAGGCACGCCCGGGTTTGTATGGTAATGAGTGGGTCGATGAGCTCCCGAGTGTTTTGTGGGTGCATCGTACCACTCATAAAAACAGCACAGGAGAAACATCGTTCAGCTTAGTCTACGGAACTGAAGCAGTAATCCCGCAGAATTAA